A genomic region of Arachis hypogaea cultivar Tifrunner chromosome 5, arahy.Tifrunner.gnm2.J5K5, whole genome shotgun sequence contains the following coding sequences:
- the LOC112801185 gene encoding uncharacterized protein isoform X1 gives MGVDARFASLLQNLRVQDPWVPPSTWESIPSESGLRPSFPSSSVSDQTLSALSESSLVRLATNALQGVKSSVLSIQQLSALFCSDPADRTFHHISSLWNRASSTRSLGNLLTSIGSTSSLVILVREFVGYFTIMNLQDSFQSQNDQEFPPYSLVNQAFAVAVGKVLEGYLCGLDTVHASIALRYSSKDVDVDVDFPASGCLKSVVHSEITLLEFYLHTKELRTWVEALASICNLQKWVLRFSEISLEEVITEAMAEFRHYYRGGDLLTFLYAQLQVADTAHCTLLKFLFLQSCEPYCGFIRSWIFKAEIHDPYKEFIVENMECSPPKSHLKSSNSMDVPSTHIRVRDDVSIPEFLKDFLVPLVRAGQQLQVLLKLVELCVHVTSGEHSSEDFLPCWSGFASSITSYSSPLTFSRDVIDVMVIARENYFERMNEKIDSLLSSLEIRYQRVATHASVSFDNVGGDLDKLEQVMEEDESIVRSTADKRSSNMDADSMDSDSSRRLHELSLLDDMYSSSESLSLNGSEEQLDSDQHHDWPCLIVGGQNQLSALSFLKGTTLNSSIQDCCHHEKPGSDSHGICDNTDASDHLLKSSHEGVISNNMSNPLNSGNSQFPCVFSIQYRYTMTDSYSEMGNLLNNSVDDDESIVRKITEKQPGSLGYSISCHDVLSIKDNFIWTATSEAQPDNNSFTSNLYTLQLQKVGHKYNIPNLLSMNPMLTRNELLHWMDGSGERFKANHERPFPYVNFSTVEDPCKVYMDKLFIGSRATSASSIPLNGSAANYGNKNTKYGEMGIGTEDGLADIPKQNFDASLDLMDHKQDAVVCGGSTWERLLHSFSDTKNCGATRSHSFSSAFEIPLDIILDKCLLQEIMLQYKYVSRLTINVLEEVFELQEHLLALRRYHFMELADWADLFILSLWHHKWSVTEANERLSEIQGLLELAIQKSSCEQDPNKDRLFVYMKGHGKLPLSNSAIGVRSFDFLGLGYRVDWPLSIVLTPAASKLYADIFNFLIQVKLAIFSLTDVWRSLKDLVHTTEKDLNSELHHDETQHLNILTMMRHQINHFVSTLQQYVESQLSHVSWCKLLHSLQHKVKDMMDLESVHMEYLADSLCICFLSDDTRAVGGIIESILQCALDFRSCLTVGVWRTGSSWENLSGKLSKINIPQVLSIKQKFDRSLKELHNWYIKEPKHGKFGRHFWESLDYNKYYSHVINEMGQYGI, from the exons ATGGGTGTGGATGCGAGATTTGCATCTTTGTTGCAGAATTTGAGGGTGCAAGATCCATGGGTTCCACCAAGCACATGGGAATCCATACCCTCTGAAAGTGGACTCCGCCCCTCGTTTCCTTCTTCCTCCGTCTCAGATCAAACCCTCTCCGCTCTCTCT GAATCAAGTCTTGTGAGGCTGGCGACAAATGCTTTGCAAGGTGTAAAATCATCTGTTCTCAGCATCCAACAACTCTCTGCCTTATTTTGTTCTGATCCAGCTGACAGGACCTTCCACCACATTTCCAGTCTTTGGAATCGGGCTTCCAGCACTCGATCTTTGGGAAACTTGCTTACATCTATAGGGTCCACCAGCTCTCTAGTTATTCTTGTCCGTGAATTTGTAGGTTATTTTACAATTATGAATCTACAGGACAGTTTTCAAAGTCAAAATGATCAAGAGTTCCCTCCTTATAGTCTTGTTAATCAAGCCTTTGCAGTTGCTGTGGGAAAGGTCTTGGAAGGGTACCTTTGTGGATTGGACACGGTTCATGCATCTATAGCTTTAAGATATtcatcaaaggatgttgatgttgatgttgatttcCCTGCATCCGGATGTTTGAAGAGTGTAGTGCATTCTGAAATTACGCTGCTTGAGTTTTACTTGCATACTAAAGAATTAAGAACTTGGGTTGAAGCCCTTGCAAGCATATGCAACCTACAAAAGTGGGTCCTTCGCTTTTCAGAAATTTCTCTGGAGGAGGTGATTACTGAAGCTATGGCTGAGTTTCGTCACTACTACAGAGGAGGAGATCTATTGACATTTTTGTATGCACAGTTACAG GTTGCTGATACTGCTCATTGTACACTTCTCAAGTTTCTCTTTCTTCAATCATGTGAACCATATTGTGGGTTCATAAGATCGTGGATTTTCAAAGCAGAAATCCATGACCCATATAAGGAGTTTATTGTAGAAAACATGGAGTGTTCACCTCCTAAGTCTCATCTTAAATCTAGCAATTCTATGGACGTTCCATCAACACATATCAGA GTGAGAGATGATGTTTCCATTCCTGAATTTCTTAAAGACTTCCTGGTTCCACTTGTTAGAGCTGGTCAGCAGCTGCAAGTATTGTTAAAATTGGTTGAACTTTGTGTACATGTTACTTCTGGAGAACATAGTTCTGAAGACTTTCTTCCTTGCTGGAGTGGCTTTGCTAGTAGTATTACATCTTATTCTTCTCCGTTGACTTTCAGCAGAGATGTTATAGATGTTATGGTGATTGCAAGGgaaaactattttgaaaggaTGAATGAAAAAATTGATAGCCTACTCAGCAGCTTAGAAATCAGATACCAACGG GTAGCTACACATGCTTCAGTATCTTTTGATAATGTTGGAGGAGATCTTGACAAACTAGAACAGGTcatggaagaagatgaatctatTGTCCGTTCAACAGCAGATAAAAGAAGTTCAAACAT GGATGCTGATAGTATGGACTCTGATTCCTCAAGAAGACTTCACGAATTATCTTTGTTGGATGATATGTACAGTTCATCTGAGAGTTTGTCCTTAAATGGCTCTGAAGAGCAATTGGATTCTGATCAGCATCATGACTGGCCTTGTCTCATAGTTGGGGGACAAAATCAGTTATCTGCTTTAAGTTTCTTGAAGGGTACTACCTTGAATAGTTCAATACAGGATTGTTGTCATCATGAGAAGCCAGGGAGTGATTCACATGGAATTTGTGATAATACAGATGCCAGTGATCATTTGCTAAAGTCTTCCCATGAGGGAGTgatatcaaataacatgtctaaTCCTCTAAATTCAGGGAATTCACAGTTCCCTTGTGTATTCAGTATTCAGTATAGATACACTATGACTGACAGTTATTCAGAAATGGGGAACTTATTGAATAACTCAGTTGATGATGATGAATCAATTGTGCGAAAGATAACTGAAAAGCAACCAGGATCCCTGGGATACTCCATATCATGCCATGATGTTTTATCCATTAAGGATAATTTTATTTGGACAGCCACAAGTGAGGCTCAACCTGATAATAATTCATTTACTTCAAATTTGTATACTTTACAACTGCAAAAAGTTGGTCATAAGTATAATATTCCTAATCTCCTTAGTATGAATCCAATGTTAACAAGAAATGAGTTGCTTCACTGGATGGATGGGAGTGGAGAAAGATTCAAAGCCAACCATGAACGTCCTTTCCCGTATGTAAACTTTTCGACAGTGGAGGACCCATGTAAGGTTTATATGGACAAGTTATTCATCGGTTCTAGAGCTACAAGTGCATCTTCAATTCCATTGAATGGTAGTGCAGCCAATTATGGTAACAAGAATACTAAATATGGTGAAATGGGAATTGGTACAGAAGATGGGCTGGCTGATATCCCCAAACAAAATTTTGATGCTTCATTGGACTTGATGGACCATAAGCAAGATGCAGTTGTATGTGGAGGGAGCACTTGGGAAAGATTGCTACATAGTTTTAGTGATACTAAGAATTGTGGTGCTACTCGCAGTCACAGTTTTTCATCAGCCTTTGAGATACCACTTGATATTATACTTGACAAATGCTTACTGCAGGAAATCATGCTTCA ATACAAGTATGTTAGCAGACTAACCATCAACGTGCTTGAGGAAGTATTTGAGTTGCAAGAGCATCTTTTGGCACTGCGCCGATATCATTTTATGGAGTTAGCAGACTGGGCAGATTTGTTCATCTTATCTCTTTGGCATCAT aagtGGTCTGTTACAGAAGCAAATGAGAGACTCTCAGAAATTCAAGGTCTACTTGAGTTGGCCATTCAGAAGTCTTCTTGTGAACAAGACCCTAATAAAGATAGGTTGTTTGTGTACATGAAAGGACATGGAAAATTACCTCTTTCCAATTCTGCTATAG GGGTACGCTCTTTCGATTTCTTAGGACTAGGTTACCGCGTGGATTGGCCGCTCAGTATTGTTTTGACACCTGCTGCATCTAAATTATATGCTGATATATTCAACTTTTTGATACAAGTGAAGCTTGCCATTTTCTCATTGACTGATGTATGGCGCTCATTAAAG GATTTGGTGCATACAACTGAGAAGGATCTAAATTCTGAACTACACCATGATGAGACACAACATCTTAATATATTGACCATGATGAG GCATCAGATCAACCATTTTGTATCTACTTTGCAGCAGTATGTAGAATCACAATTATCTCATGTGTCATGGTGCAAGTTGCTTCATTCCCTTCAGCATAAG GTGAAAGATATGATGGATCTTGAGTCAGTGCATATGGAATATCTTGCTGATTCATTATGCAT ATGTTTCCTCTCTGATGATACAAGGGCAGTAGGCGGCATTATTGAAAGCATTTTGCAATGTGCACTTGATTTCCGATCTTGTCTTACAGTTGGTGTTTGGAGGACTGGAAGCAGTTGGGAAAATTTATCGGGCAAACTTTCCAAAATCAATATACCTCAG GTGCTTTCCATAAAGCAGAAGTTCGATAGAAGCCTAAAAGAATTGCACAATTGGTATATTAAGGAACCTAAACATGGGAAATTTGGGCGTCATTTCTGGGAATCTCtcgattataataaatattattcacATGTCATCAATGAAATGGGGCAGTATGGAATCTGA
- the LOC112801185 gene encoding uncharacterized protein isoform X3, whose amino-acid sequence MGVDARFASLLQNLRVQDPWVPPSTWESIPSESGLRPSFPSSSVSDQTLSALSESSLVRLATNALQGVKSSVLSIQQLSALFCSDPADRTFHHISSLWNRASSTRSLGNLLTSIGSTSSLVILVREFVGYFTIMNLQDSFQSQNDQEFPPYSLVNQAFAVAVGKVLEGYLCGLDTVHASIALRYSSKDVDVDVDFPASGCLKSVVHSEITLLEFYLHTKELRTWVEALASICNLQKWVLRFSEISLEEVITEAMAEFRHYYRGGDLLTFLYAQLQVADTAHCTLLKFLFLQSCEPYCGFIRSWIFKAEIHDPYKEFIVENMECSPPKSHLKSSNSMDVPSTHIRVRDDVSIPEFLKDFLVPLVRAGQQLQVLLKLVELCVHVTSGEHSSEDFLPCWSGFASSITSYSSPLTFSRDVIDVMVIARENYFERMNEKIDSLLSSLEIRYQRVATHASVSFDNVGGDLDKLEQVMEEDESIVRSTADKRSSNISSESLSLNGSEEQLDSDQHHDWPCLIVGGQNQLSALSFLKGTTLNSSIQDCCHHEKPGSDSHGICDNTDASDHLLKSSHEGVISNNMSNPLNSGNSQFPCVFSIQYRYTMTDSYSEMGNLLNNSVDDDESIVRKITEKQPGSLGYSISCHDVLSIKDNFIWTATSEAQPDNNSFTSNLYTLQLQKVGHKYNIPNLLSMNPMLTRNELLHWMDGSGERFKANHERPFPYVNFSTVEDPCKVYMDKLFIGSRATSASSIPLNGSAANYGNKNTKYGEMGIGTEDGLADIPKQNFDASLDLMDHKQDAVVCGGSTWERLLHSFSDTKNCGATRSHSFSSAFEIPLDIILDKCLLQEIMLQYKYVSRLTINVLEEVFELQEHLLALRRYHFMELADWADLFILSLWHHKWSVTEANERLSEIQGLLELAIQKSSCEQDPNKDRLFVYMKGHGKLPLSNSAIGVRSFDFLGLGYRVDWPLSIVLTPAASKLYADIFNFLIQVKLAIFSLTDVWRSLKDLVHTTEKDLNSELHHDETQHLNILTMMRHQINHFVSTLQQYVESQLSHVSWCKLLHSLQHKVKDMMDLESVHMEYLADSLCICFLSDDTRAVGGIIESILQCALDFRSCLTVGVWRTGSSWENLSGKLSKINIPQVLSIKQKFDRSLKELHNWYIKEPKHGKFGRHFWESLDYNKYYSHVINEMGQYGI is encoded by the exons ATGGGTGTGGATGCGAGATTTGCATCTTTGTTGCAGAATTTGAGGGTGCAAGATCCATGGGTTCCACCAAGCACATGGGAATCCATACCCTCTGAAAGTGGACTCCGCCCCTCGTTTCCTTCTTCCTCCGTCTCAGATCAAACCCTCTCCGCTCTCTCT GAATCAAGTCTTGTGAGGCTGGCGACAAATGCTTTGCAAGGTGTAAAATCATCTGTTCTCAGCATCCAACAACTCTCTGCCTTATTTTGTTCTGATCCAGCTGACAGGACCTTCCACCACATTTCCAGTCTTTGGAATCGGGCTTCCAGCACTCGATCTTTGGGAAACTTGCTTACATCTATAGGGTCCACCAGCTCTCTAGTTATTCTTGTCCGTGAATTTGTAGGTTATTTTACAATTATGAATCTACAGGACAGTTTTCAAAGTCAAAATGATCAAGAGTTCCCTCCTTATAGTCTTGTTAATCAAGCCTTTGCAGTTGCTGTGGGAAAGGTCTTGGAAGGGTACCTTTGTGGATTGGACACGGTTCATGCATCTATAGCTTTAAGATATtcatcaaaggatgttgatgttgatgttgatttcCCTGCATCCGGATGTTTGAAGAGTGTAGTGCATTCTGAAATTACGCTGCTTGAGTTTTACTTGCATACTAAAGAATTAAGAACTTGGGTTGAAGCCCTTGCAAGCATATGCAACCTACAAAAGTGGGTCCTTCGCTTTTCAGAAATTTCTCTGGAGGAGGTGATTACTGAAGCTATGGCTGAGTTTCGTCACTACTACAGAGGAGGAGATCTATTGACATTTTTGTATGCACAGTTACAG GTTGCTGATACTGCTCATTGTACACTTCTCAAGTTTCTCTTTCTTCAATCATGTGAACCATATTGTGGGTTCATAAGATCGTGGATTTTCAAAGCAGAAATCCATGACCCATATAAGGAGTTTATTGTAGAAAACATGGAGTGTTCACCTCCTAAGTCTCATCTTAAATCTAGCAATTCTATGGACGTTCCATCAACACATATCAGA GTGAGAGATGATGTTTCCATTCCTGAATTTCTTAAAGACTTCCTGGTTCCACTTGTTAGAGCTGGTCAGCAGCTGCAAGTATTGTTAAAATTGGTTGAACTTTGTGTACATGTTACTTCTGGAGAACATAGTTCTGAAGACTTTCTTCCTTGCTGGAGTGGCTTTGCTAGTAGTATTACATCTTATTCTTCTCCGTTGACTTTCAGCAGAGATGTTATAGATGTTATGGTGATTGCAAGGgaaaactattttgaaaggaTGAATGAAAAAATTGATAGCCTACTCAGCAGCTTAGAAATCAGATACCAACGG GTAGCTACACATGCTTCAGTATCTTTTGATAATGTTGGAGGAGATCTTGACAAACTAGAACAGGTcatggaagaagatgaatctatTGTCCGTTCAACAGCAGATAAAAGAAGTTCAAACAT TTCATCTGAGAGTTTGTCCTTAAATGGCTCTGAAGAGCAATTGGATTCTGATCAGCATCATGACTGGCCTTGTCTCATAGTTGGGGGACAAAATCAGTTATCTGCTTTAAGTTTCTTGAAGGGTACTACCTTGAATAGTTCAATACAGGATTGTTGTCATCATGAGAAGCCAGGGAGTGATTCACATGGAATTTGTGATAATACAGATGCCAGTGATCATTTGCTAAAGTCTTCCCATGAGGGAGTgatatcaaataacatgtctaaTCCTCTAAATTCAGGGAATTCACAGTTCCCTTGTGTATTCAGTATTCAGTATAGATACACTATGACTGACAGTTATTCAGAAATGGGGAACTTATTGAATAACTCAGTTGATGATGATGAATCAATTGTGCGAAAGATAACTGAAAAGCAACCAGGATCCCTGGGATACTCCATATCATGCCATGATGTTTTATCCATTAAGGATAATTTTATTTGGACAGCCACAAGTGAGGCTCAACCTGATAATAATTCATTTACTTCAAATTTGTATACTTTACAACTGCAAAAAGTTGGTCATAAGTATAATATTCCTAATCTCCTTAGTATGAATCCAATGTTAACAAGAAATGAGTTGCTTCACTGGATGGATGGGAGTGGAGAAAGATTCAAAGCCAACCATGAACGTCCTTTCCCGTATGTAAACTTTTCGACAGTGGAGGACCCATGTAAGGTTTATATGGACAAGTTATTCATCGGTTCTAGAGCTACAAGTGCATCTTCAATTCCATTGAATGGTAGTGCAGCCAATTATGGTAACAAGAATACTAAATATGGTGAAATGGGAATTGGTACAGAAGATGGGCTGGCTGATATCCCCAAACAAAATTTTGATGCTTCATTGGACTTGATGGACCATAAGCAAGATGCAGTTGTATGTGGAGGGAGCACTTGGGAAAGATTGCTACATAGTTTTAGTGATACTAAGAATTGTGGTGCTACTCGCAGTCACAGTTTTTCATCAGCCTTTGAGATACCACTTGATATTATACTTGACAAATGCTTACTGCAGGAAATCATGCTTCA ATACAAGTATGTTAGCAGACTAACCATCAACGTGCTTGAGGAAGTATTTGAGTTGCAAGAGCATCTTTTGGCACTGCGCCGATATCATTTTATGGAGTTAGCAGACTGGGCAGATTTGTTCATCTTATCTCTTTGGCATCAT aagtGGTCTGTTACAGAAGCAAATGAGAGACTCTCAGAAATTCAAGGTCTACTTGAGTTGGCCATTCAGAAGTCTTCTTGTGAACAAGACCCTAATAAAGATAGGTTGTTTGTGTACATGAAAGGACATGGAAAATTACCTCTTTCCAATTCTGCTATAG GGGTACGCTCTTTCGATTTCTTAGGACTAGGTTACCGCGTGGATTGGCCGCTCAGTATTGTTTTGACACCTGCTGCATCTAAATTATATGCTGATATATTCAACTTTTTGATACAAGTGAAGCTTGCCATTTTCTCATTGACTGATGTATGGCGCTCATTAAAG GATTTGGTGCATACAACTGAGAAGGATCTAAATTCTGAACTACACCATGATGAGACACAACATCTTAATATATTGACCATGATGAG GCATCAGATCAACCATTTTGTATCTACTTTGCAGCAGTATGTAGAATCACAATTATCTCATGTGTCATGGTGCAAGTTGCTTCATTCCCTTCAGCATAAG GTGAAAGATATGATGGATCTTGAGTCAGTGCATATGGAATATCTTGCTGATTCATTATGCAT ATGTTTCCTCTCTGATGATACAAGGGCAGTAGGCGGCATTATTGAAAGCATTTTGCAATGTGCACTTGATTTCCGATCTTGTCTTACAGTTGGTGTTTGGAGGACTGGAAGCAGTTGGGAAAATTTATCGGGCAAACTTTCCAAAATCAATATACCTCAG GTGCTTTCCATAAAGCAGAAGTTCGATAGAAGCCTAAAAGAATTGCACAATTGGTATATTAAGGAACCTAAACATGGGAAATTTGGGCGTCATTTCTGGGAATCTCtcgattataataaatattattcacATGTCATCAATGAAATGGGGCAGTATGGAATCTGA
- the LOC112801185 gene encoding uncharacterized protein isoform X2 has protein sequence MGVDARFASLLQNLRVQDPWVPPSTWESIPSESGLRPSFPSSSVSDQTLSALSESSLVRLATNALQGVKSSVLSIQQLSALFCSDPADRTFHHISSLWNRASSTRSLGNLLTSIGSTSSLVILVREFVGYFTIMNLQDSFQSQNDQEFPPYSLVNQAFAVAVGKVLEGYLCGLDTVHASIALRYSSKDVDVDVDFPASGCLKSVVHSEITLLEFYLHTKELRTWVEALASICNLQKWVLRFSEISLEEVITEAMAEFRHYYRGGDLLTFLYAQLQVADTAHCTLLKFLFLQSCEPYCGFIRSWIFKAEIHDPYKEFIVENMECSPPKSHLKSSNSMDVPSTHIRVRDDVSIPEFLKDFLVPLVRAGQQLQVLLKLVELCVHVTSGEHSSEDFLPCWSGFASSITSYSSPLTFSRDVIDVMVIARENYFERMNEKIDSLLSSLEIRYQRVATHASVSFDNVGGDLDKLEQVMEEDESIVRSTADKRSSNMDADSMDSDSSRRLHELSLLDDMYSSSESLSLNGSEEQLDSDQHHDWPCLIVGGQNQLSALSFLKGTTLNSSIQDCCHHEKPGSDSHGICDNTDASDHLLKSSHEGVISNNMSNPLNSGNSQFPCVFSIQYRYTMTDSYSEMGNLLNNSVDDDESIVRKITEKQPGSLGYSISCHDVLSIKDNFIWTATSEAQPDNNSFTSNLYTLQLQKVGHKYNIPNLLSMNPMLTRNELLHWMDGSGERFKANHERPFPYVNFSTVEDPCKVYMDKLFIGSRATSASSIPLNGSAANYGNKNTKYGEMGIGTEDGLADIPKQNFDASLDLMDHKQDAVVCGGSTWERLLHSFSDTKNCGATRSHSFSSAFEIPLDIILDKCLLQEIMLQYKYVSRLTINVLEEVFELQEHLLALRRYHFMELADWADLFILSLWHHWSVTEANERLSEIQGLLELAIQKSSCEQDPNKDRLFVYMKGHGKLPLSNSAIGVRSFDFLGLGYRVDWPLSIVLTPAASKLYADIFNFLIQVKLAIFSLTDVWRSLKDLVHTTEKDLNSELHHDETQHLNILTMMRHQINHFVSTLQQYVESQLSHVSWCKLLHSLQHKVKDMMDLESVHMEYLADSLCICFLSDDTRAVGGIIESILQCALDFRSCLTVGVWRTGSSWENLSGKLSKINIPQVLSIKQKFDRSLKELHNWYIKEPKHGKFGRHFWESLDYNKYYSHVINEMGQYGI, from the exons ATGGGTGTGGATGCGAGATTTGCATCTTTGTTGCAGAATTTGAGGGTGCAAGATCCATGGGTTCCACCAAGCACATGGGAATCCATACCCTCTGAAAGTGGACTCCGCCCCTCGTTTCCTTCTTCCTCCGTCTCAGATCAAACCCTCTCCGCTCTCTCT GAATCAAGTCTTGTGAGGCTGGCGACAAATGCTTTGCAAGGTGTAAAATCATCTGTTCTCAGCATCCAACAACTCTCTGCCTTATTTTGTTCTGATCCAGCTGACAGGACCTTCCACCACATTTCCAGTCTTTGGAATCGGGCTTCCAGCACTCGATCTTTGGGAAACTTGCTTACATCTATAGGGTCCACCAGCTCTCTAGTTATTCTTGTCCGTGAATTTGTAGGTTATTTTACAATTATGAATCTACAGGACAGTTTTCAAAGTCAAAATGATCAAGAGTTCCCTCCTTATAGTCTTGTTAATCAAGCCTTTGCAGTTGCTGTGGGAAAGGTCTTGGAAGGGTACCTTTGTGGATTGGACACGGTTCATGCATCTATAGCTTTAAGATATtcatcaaaggatgttgatgttgatgttgatttcCCTGCATCCGGATGTTTGAAGAGTGTAGTGCATTCTGAAATTACGCTGCTTGAGTTTTACTTGCATACTAAAGAATTAAGAACTTGGGTTGAAGCCCTTGCAAGCATATGCAACCTACAAAAGTGGGTCCTTCGCTTTTCAGAAATTTCTCTGGAGGAGGTGATTACTGAAGCTATGGCTGAGTTTCGTCACTACTACAGAGGAGGAGATCTATTGACATTTTTGTATGCACAGTTACAG GTTGCTGATACTGCTCATTGTACACTTCTCAAGTTTCTCTTTCTTCAATCATGTGAACCATATTGTGGGTTCATAAGATCGTGGATTTTCAAAGCAGAAATCCATGACCCATATAAGGAGTTTATTGTAGAAAACATGGAGTGTTCACCTCCTAAGTCTCATCTTAAATCTAGCAATTCTATGGACGTTCCATCAACACATATCAGA GTGAGAGATGATGTTTCCATTCCTGAATTTCTTAAAGACTTCCTGGTTCCACTTGTTAGAGCTGGTCAGCAGCTGCAAGTATTGTTAAAATTGGTTGAACTTTGTGTACATGTTACTTCTGGAGAACATAGTTCTGAAGACTTTCTTCCTTGCTGGAGTGGCTTTGCTAGTAGTATTACATCTTATTCTTCTCCGTTGACTTTCAGCAGAGATGTTATAGATGTTATGGTGATTGCAAGGgaaaactattttgaaaggaTGAATGAAAAAATTGATAGCCTACTCAGCAGCTTAGAAATCAGATACCAACGG GTAGCTACACATGCTTCAGTATCTTTTGATAATGTTGGAGGAGATCTTGACAAACTAGAACAGGTcatggaagaagatgaatctatTGTCCGTTCAACAGCAGATAAAAGAAGTTCAAACAT GGATGCTGATAGTATGGACTCTGATTCCTCAAGAAGACTTCACGAATTATCTTTGTTGGATGATATGTACAGTTCATCTGAGAGTTTGTCCTTAAATGGCTCTGAAGAGCAATTGGATTCTGATCAGCATCATGACTGGCCTTGTCTCATAGTTGGGGGACAAAATCAGTTATCTGCTTTAAGTTTCTTGAAGGGTACTACCTTGAATAGTTCAATACAGGATTGTTGTCATCATGAGAAGCCAGGGAGTGATTCACATGGAATTTGTGATAATACAGATGCCAGTGATCATTTGCTAAAGTCTTCCCATGAGGGAGTgatatcaaataacatgtctaaTCCTCTAAATTCAGGGAATTCACAGTTCCCTTGTGTATTCAGTATTCAGTATAGATACACTATGACTGACAGTTATTCAGAAATGGGGAACTTATTGAATAACTCAGTTGATGATGATGAATCAATTGTGCGAAAGATAACTGAAAAGCAACCAGGATCCCTGGGATACTCCATATCATGCCATGATGTTTTATCCATTAAGGATAATTTTATTTGGACAGCCACAAGTGAGGCTCAACCTGATAATAATTCATTTACTTCAAATTTGTATACTTTACAACTGCAAAAAGTTGGTCATAAGTATAATATTCCTAATCTCCTTAGTATGAATCCAATGTTAACAAGAAATGAGTTGCTTCACTGGATGGATGGGAGTGGAGAAAGATTCAAAGCCAACCATGAACGTCCTTTCCCGTATGTAAACTTTTCGACAGTGGAGGACCCATGTAAGGTTTATATGGACAAGTTATTCATCGGTTCTAGAGCTACAAGTGCATCTTCAATTCCATTGAATGGTAGTGCAGCCAATTATGGTAACAAGAATACTAAATATGGTGAAATGGGAATTGGTACAGAAGATGGGCTGGCTGATATCCCCAAACAAAATTTTGATGCTTCATTGGACTTGATGGACCATAAGCAAGATGCAGTTGTATGTGGAGGGAGCACTTGGGAAAGATTGCTACATAGTTTTAGTGATACTAAGAATTGTGGTGCTACTCGCAGTCACAGTTTTTCATCAGCCTTTGAGATACCACTTGATATTATACTTGACAAATGCTTACTGCAGGAAATCATGCTTCA ATACAAGTATGTTAGCAGACTAACCATCAACGTGCTTGAGGAAGTATTTGAGTTGCAAGAGCATCTTTTGGCACTGCGCCGATATCATTTTATGGAGTTAGCAGACTGGGCAGATTTGTTCATCTTATCTCTTTGGCATCAT tGGTCTGTTACAGAAGCAAATGAGAGACTCTCAGAAATTCAAGGTCTACTTGAGTTGGCCATTCAGAAGTCTTCTTGTGAACAAGACCCTAATAAAGATAGGTTGTTTGTGTACATGAAAGGACATGGAAAATTACCTCTTTCCAATTCTGCTATAG GGGTACGCTCTTTCGATTTCTTAGGACTAGGTTACCGCGTGGATTGGCCGCTCAGTATTGTTTTGACACCTGCTGCATCTAAATTATATGCTGATATATTCAACTTTTTGATACAAGTGAAGCTTGCCATTTTCTCATTGACTGATGTATGGCGCTCATTAAAG GATTTGGTGCATACAACTGAGAAGGATCTAAATTCTGAACTACACCATGATGAGACACAACATCTTAATATATTGACCATGATGAG GCATCAGATCAACCATTTTGTATCTACTTTGCAGCAGTATGTAGAATCACAATTATCTCATGTGTCATGGTGCAAGTTGCTTCATTCCCTTCAGCATAAG GTGAAAGATATGATGGATCTTGAGTCAGTGCATATGGAATATCTTGCTGATTCATTATGCAT ATGTTTCCTCTCTGATGATACAAGGGCAGTAGGCGGCATTATTGAAAGCATTTTGCAATGTGCACTTGATTTCCGATCTTGTCTTACAGTTGGTGTTTGGAGGACTGGAAGCAGTTGGGAAAATTTATCGGGCAAACTTTCCAAAATCAATATACCTCAG GTGCTTTCCATAAAGCAGAAGTTCGATAGAAGCCTAAAAGAATTGCACAATTGGTATATTAAGGAACCTAAACATGGGAAATTTGGGCGTCATTTCTGGGAATCTCtcgattataataaatattattcacATGTCATCAATGAAATGGGGCAGTATGGAATCTGA